In Gemmatimonadetes bacterium T265, one DNA window encodes the following:
- a CDS encoding hypothetical protein (possible pseudo due to internal stop codon): protein MLREAARLGAIHDTLAGVVAGELRVGVIPTLAPYVLPQLVPALRARHPALELVVEERVTDDVVAGVRAGRLDAGLVASAARGPDLAERVLFTEPFVGYVSAGHRLAPRATLVPDDLSLDDLWLLAEGHCLRVQAVQLCRHRVRGRVTSAPSARFESGNLETLTRLVEGGEGMTLLPTLAAAGLRTAAQRRLLRPFRAPAPSREVRLVQPRRQRRAALVAAAVDVLLAVVAPVLAA, encoded by the coding sequence GTGCTGCGCGAGGCGGCGCGGCTCGGCGCGATCCACGACACGCTCGCCGGCGTCGTCGCGGGGGAGCTGCGCGTCGGCGTCATTCCCACGCTCGCGCCCTACGTGCTCCCGCAGCTCGTCCCCGCGCTCCGCGCGCGGCACCCGGCGCTCGAGCTCGTCGTCGAGGAGCGCGTCACCGACGACGTCGTCGCCGGCGTCCGCGCGGGCCGGCTCGACGCGGGCCTCGTCGCCTCCGCCGCCCGCGGGCCCGACCTCGCCGAGCGCGTGCTGTTCACCGAGCCGTTCGTCGGCTACGTGAGCGCGGGGCACCGGCTCGCGCCCCGCGCCACGCTCGTGCCCGACGACCTCTCGCTCGACGACCTGTGGCTGTTGGCCGAGGGACACTGCCTGCGCGTGCAGGCGGTGCAACTGTGCCGGCACCGTGTGCGGGGCAGGGTGACGTCGGCACCGAGCGCGCGGTTCGAGAGCGGCAACCTCGAAACGCTGACCCGCCTCGTCGAGGGCGGGGAGGGGATGACGCTGCTCCCCACGCTCGCCGCCGCGGGGCTCCGGACCGCGGCGCAGCGGCGCCTGCTGCGCCCGTTCCGCGCCCCCGCCCCCTCGCGCGAGGTGCGGCTCGTGCAGCCGCGGCGCCAGCGCCGCGCCGCGCTCGTCGCGGCCGCCGTCGACGTGCTGCTCGCGGTGGTCGCCCCGGTGCTCGCGGCGTAA
- a CDS encoding hypothetical protein (possible pseudo due to internal stop codon): MPASPDFPAARLLAQVTLTQLGYAVALDTHCHFGAAAAACHVTQPTLSMQLRKLERALGFALFDRARTPVVPTEGGRLVVE; the protein is encoded by the coding sequence ATGCCCGCCTCGCCCGACTTCCCCGCCGCCCGGCTGCTCGCACAGGTCACCCTGACCCAACTTGGCTACGCGGTCGCGCTCGACACGCACTGCCACTTCGGGGCCGCGGCGGCCGCGTGCCACGTGACGCAGCCCACGCTGTCCATGCAGCTCCGCAAGCTGGAGCGCGCGCTCGGCTTCGCCCTCTTCGACCGCGCCCGCACGCCCGTCGTCCCGACCGAGGGCGGGCGGCTCGTCGTCGAGTAG
- the katX gene encoding catalase X, which produces MPGTIIVVYRGIEECDFRYHALAVTIPHASVRRSAPDRRRTPNDGGSMQDANGSNGTGTTGGAGAQGTSPVLTTRQGHPVIDNKNNRTVGDRGPTVLENYHFLEKISHFDRERIPERVVHARGAGAHGYFETYGRVGDEPVETYTRAKVFAGAGKRTPVFVRFSSVIHGGHSPETLRDPRGFSVKFYTEDGNWDLVGNNLQVFFIRDAMKFPDVVHAFKPDPVTNRQDPNRIFDFIGHTPESMHMITFLFSPWGIPAGYREMRGSGVHAYKWVDAEGKGTLVKYHWIPKGGERNLTQQQANEIQATNFNHATQDLYDAIARGDFPEWELQVQLISDDEHPELAFDPLDATKVWPPEQFPLRPVGRMVLDRNPVNYFAEVEQVAFGTGVLVDGLDFSDDKLLQGRTFSYSDTQRYRVGPNYLQLPINAPKTHVATNQRDGQMTYHVDGVEAGENPHVNYEPSGRRGLRTAEPAGKPHTPAVAGPVIRQTIGREANYLQAGERYRAFAPWERDELVSNLVTNLGQCDRDIQERMVGHLVQCDEEYGGRVAAGLGVAIPSALAAARAADAADAISSAGEGDDAASRLADAGLAGAHGD; this is translated from the coding sequence ATGCCCGGAACGATAATCGTCGTCTATCGCGGAATCGAAGAATGCGATTTCCGCTATCACGCGCTCGCGGTTACGATCCCTCACGCCTCGGTGCGCCGCTCGGCGCCCGACCGCAGACGCACGCCGAACGACGGAGGGAGCATGCAGGACGCGAACGGCAGCAACGGCACCGGGACCACCGGCGGGGCGGGGGCGCAGGGCACTTCGCCCGTGCTCACGACGCGCCAGGGGCACCCGGTCATCGACAACAAGAACAACCGCACGGTGGGCGACCGCGGCCCCACGGTGCTCGAGAACTACCACTTCCTCGAGAAGATCTCGCACTTCGACCGCGAGCGGATCCCGGAGCGCGTCGTGCACGCGCGCGGCGCGGGGGCGCACGGGTACTTCGAGACGTACGGGCGGGTGGGCGACGAGCCCGTCGAGACGTACACGCGCGCCAAGGTGTTCGCCGGCGCGGGGAAGCGCACGCCGGTGTTCGTCCGCTTCTCGAGCGTGATCCACGGGGGCCACTCGCCCGAGACGCTGCGCGACCCGCGCGGGTTCTCGGTCAAGTTCTACACCGAGGACGGGAATTGGGATCTGGTCGGTAATAACCTCCAGGTCTTCTTCATCCGGGACGCGATGAAGTTCCCGGACGTCGTGCACGCGTTCAAGCCGGACCCGGTGACCAACCGGCAGGACCCGAACCGCATTTTCGACTTCATCGGCCACACGCCGGAGTCGATGCACATGATCACCTTCCTCTTCAGCCCGTGGGGCATCCCGGCCGGATACCGCGAGATGCGCGGCTCGGGCGTGCACGCCTACAAGTGGGTCGACGCCGAGGGGAAGGGCACGCTCGTGAAGTACCACTGGATCCCGAAAGGAGGGGAGCGGAACCTCACGCAGCAGCAGGCGAACGAGATCCAGGCGACGAACTTCAACCACGCGACGCAGGACCTCTACGACGCGATCGCGCGCGGCGACTTCCCGGAGTGGGAGCTGCAGGTGCAGCTCATCTCCGACGACGAGCACCCGGAGCTCGCCTTCGACCCGCTCGACGCGACGAAGGTGTGGCCGCCGGAGCAGTTCCCGCTGCGCCCGGTCGGGCGCATGGTGCTCGACCGCAACCCGGTGAACTACTTCGCCGAGGTGGAGCAGGTCGCGTTCGGCACGGGCGTGCTCGTCGACGGGCTCGACTTCTCGGACGACAAGCTGCTGCAGGGGCGGACGTTCTCGTACAGCGACACGCAGCGCTACCGCGTCGGCCCCAACTACCTGCAGCTGCCGATCAACGCGCCCAAAACGCACGTCGCGACGAATCAGCGCGATGGGCAGATGACCTACCACGTCGACGGGGTCGAGGCGGGTGAGAACCCCCACGTCAACTACGAGCCGAGCGGGCGCCGGGGCCTCCGCACCGCGGAGCCCGCGGGCAAGCCGCACACGCCGGCCGTCGCGGGCCCGGTCATCCGGCAGACGATCGGCCGCGAGGCCAACTACCTGCAGGCGGGGGAGCGCTACCGCGCCTTCGCGCCGTGGGAGCGCGACGAGCTCGTGAGCAACCTCGTGACGAACCTCGGGCAGTGCGACCGCGACATCCAGGAGCGGATGGTCGGCCATCTCGTGCAGTGCGACGAGGAATACGGCGGGCGCGTCGCCGCGGGCCTCGGGGTTGCGATCCCGAGCGCGCTCGCGGCCGCGCGGGCGGCCGACGCCGCCGACGCGATCAGCTCGGCGGGCGAGGGCGACGACGCGGCCTCGCGCCTCGCGGACGCGGGCCTCGCCGGCGCCCACGGCGACTGA
- a CDS encoding dipeptidyl peptidase IV — protein sequence MSGRRLSHGPRGAAVAGVLALGPLGRAGAQPAPRALADSDYARAERFMAWNVVPLVSLPGRPSWLADGRLAYRAAAAANAPGANARLVVVDPARGTADTIADPAAQQAVARAAGALPERRDMARSPDGRRVAFVRDYNLWVRDSAGGNEVQLTTDGVKDDGYATDNAGWVRSGRAVVLWSADSKKIVTFQQDDRAVGDFYLVRTTTGGRVGHPQLEAWKYPFVGDSAVSTIRRVVIDLSGATPRVIPLQLAPDAHRSTLCDHIVCGGRWADVEWSPDASRLAFVSTSRDHKRATLRVADAATGAVRDVFTETTPTFYESGYDVVTDRPNWRVLWGTNEVLWFSERDDWGQLYLYDLATGRVKRQVTTGPGDVAQVLAVDERARSVLFTAVGREPGRDPYFRHLYRASLDRPAVRLLSPEDADHEVALAPDGRHVVDSYSRPDVPPTLVVRDAASGRVTQTLARGDVSRLAAAGWTPPVPFTTKARDGRTDLYGLLYRPTAFDSTRRYPVVVNVYPGPQVGSVGSRSFSPVRGDARAMAELGFVVVQLDALGTPLRSKTFHAAYAADMGDNGIPDQVAAVRQLAARYPWVDSTRVGVWGHSGGGYATAAAMLRFPDFFKAGVSEAGNHDNRLYEDDWGEKWTGLEVRNADGTTNYDAQANQLRAGALKGHLLLAYGTADDNVPPDNSLALVDALVAANKDVDVLPLPNRRHGFGGEPYMIRRRWDYFVRYLLGAEPPREYRLHAAPPVTPVPNAAGAVKR from the coding sequence ATGTCCGGTCGCCGGCTTTCTCACGGTCCGCGCGGCGCCGCCGTCGCGGGCGTCCTCGCGCTCGGCCCACTCGGGCGCGCAGGCGCCCAACCCGCGCCCCGCGCCCTCGCCGACAGCGACTACGCGCGCGCCGAACGGTTCATGGCGTGGAACGTCGTCCCGCTCGTCTCGCTGCCGGGCCGGCCGTCGTGGCTGGCGGATGGCCGGCTCGCCTACCGCGCGGCTGCGGCGGCCAACGCGCCGGGCGCGAACGCCCGGCTCGTCGTCGTCGACCCCGCGCGCGGCACGGCCGACACGATCGCCGATCCGGCCGCGCAGCAGGCGGTCGCGCGCGCAGCGGGGGCGCTCCCCGAGCGCCGCGACATGGCGCGCTCGCCCGACGGACGGCGGGTCGCCTTCGTCCGCGACTACAACCTGTGGGTGCGCGACTCCGCCGGCGGCAACGAGGTGCAGCTGACGACCGACGGCGTCAAGGACGACGGCTACGCGACCGACAACGCCGGCTGGGTGCGGAGCGGCCGCGCGGTCGTGCTCTGGTCTGCCGACTCGAAGAAGATCGTGACGTTTCAGCAGGACGACCGCGCCGTCGGCGACTTCTACCTCGTCCGCACGACGACGGGCGGCCGCGTCGGCCACCCGCAGCTCGAGGCGTGGAAGTACCCCTTCGTCGGCGACTCGGCCGTCAGCACGATCCGCCGCGTCGTGATCGACCTCTCGGGCGCGACGCCGCGCGTGATCCCGCTGCAGCTCGCGCCCGACGCGCACCGCTCGACGCTCTGCGACCACATCGTCTGCGGCGGCCGCTGGGCCGACGTCGAGTGGAGCCCCGACGCGTCGCGCCTCGCGTTCGTGTCGACGTCGCGCGACCACAAGCGCGCGACGCTGCGCGTGGCCGACGCGGCGACCGGCGCGGTGCGCGACGTGTTCACGGAGACGACGCCGACGTTCTACGAGTCGGGCTACGACGTCGTGACCGACCGGCCGAACTGGCGCGTGCTCTGGGGCACGAACGAGGTGCTCTGGTTCTCGGAGCGCGACGACTGGGGGCAGCTCTACCTATACGACCTCGCGACCGGGCGCGTGAAGCGGCAGGTCACGACCGGGCCGGGCGACGTCGCGCAGGTGCTCGCGGTCGATGAGCGGGCGCGCTCGGTGCTCTTTACGGCGGTCGGCCGCGAGCCGGGGCGCGACCCGTACTTCCGCCACCTCTACCGCGCCTCGCTCGACCGGCCCGCCGTCCGGCTCCTGAGTCCGGAGGATGCGGACCACGAGGTCGCGCTCGCCCCCGACGGGCGGCACGTCGTCGATAGCTACTCGCGCCCCGACGTTCCGCCGACGCTCGTCGTGCGCGACGCGGCGAGCGGGCGCGTGACGCAGACGCTCGCGCGGGGCGACGTCTCGCGCCTCGCGGCCGCGGGGTGGACGCCGCCGGTCCCGTTCACGACGAAGGCGCGCGACGGGCGCACCGATTTGTACGGACTCCTCTACCGCCCGACCGCGTTCGACTCGACGCGGCGCTACCCAGTCGTCGTGAACGTGTACCCCGGGCCGCAGGTCGGCTCGGTCGGGAGCCGGAGCTTCTCGCCGGTGCGCGGCGACGCGCGCGCGATGGCCGAGCTCGGCTTCGTCGTCGTCCAGCTCGACGCGTTAGGCACGCCGCTCCGCTCCAAGACCTTCCACGCGGCGTACGCGGCCGACATGGGCGACAACGGGATCCCCGACCAGGTGGCCGCGGTGCGCCAGCTCGCGGCGCGGTACCCGTGGGTCGACTCGACGCGCGTCGGCGTCTGGGGCCACTCGGGCGGCGGCTACGCGACGGCCGCGGCGATGCTCCGCTTCCCCGACTTCTTCAAGGCCGGGGTGAGCGAGGCGGGGAACCACGACAACCGCCTCTACGAGGACGACTGGGGGGAGAAGTGGACGGGCCTCGAGGTCCGGAACGCCGACGGGACGACGAACTACGACGCACAGGCGAACCAGCTGCGCGCGGGGGCGCTCAAGGGGCACCTGCTCCTGGCGTACGGGACGGCGGACGACAACGTGCCGCCCGACAACTCGCTCGCGCTCGTCGACGCGCTGGTCGCGGCCAACAAGGACGTCGACGTGCTCCCGCTCCCCAACCGGCGGCACGGGTTCGGCGGGGAGCCGTACATGATCCGGCGGCGGTGGGACTACTTCGTGCGGTACCTGTTAGGCGCGGAGCCGCCGCGGGAGTACCGGCTGCACGCGGCGCCGCCGGTGACGCCGGTGCCGAACGCGGCCGGCGCGGTGAAGCGGTAG
- a CDS encoding manganese catalase, with product MIQRFDKIAADLPRPKHPSANGAAALQELLGGKFGEMSTIMNYTFQSFNFRGRKEFRPFYDVIASIAAEEFGHVEVISYAINLLLTGTSTRGTDPDAAPLAGQVDARNSYHFLASGQQALPLDSQGNFWTGQNVFSSGNLKLDLLHNFFLECGARANKMRVYEMVDDPCARAAVGYLLVRGGVHVVAYAKALEKLTGVEVGKLLPIPDLSNKKFDEAKKLEDEGLHLKLYRNSPNDYTRIDEIWNGAHPEDGKTLVVEQGPPEGYDPPDLDIEPQLVAPAGPDIDPQMFADTAKKLFGIKVGH from the coding sequence GTGATCCAACGCTTCGACAAGATCGCCGCCGACCTCCCCCGTCCCAAGCACCCGTCCGCCAACGGGGCCGCCGCGCTCCAAGAGTTGCTGGGCGGCAAGTTCGGGGAGATGTCGACGATCATGAACTACACGTTCCAGAGCTTCAACTTCCGCGGGCGCAAGGAGTTCCGGCCGTTCTACGACGTCATCGCGAGCATCGCGGCCGAGGAGTTCGGGCACGTCGAGGTGATCTCGTACGCGATCAACCTCCTGCTCACGGGCACTTCGACGCGCGGCACCGACCCCGACGCGGCCCCGCTCGCCGGCCAGGTCGACGCGCGCAACAGCTACCACTTCCTCGCGAGCGGGCAGCAGGCCCTGCCGCTCGACTCGCAGGGGAACTTCTGGACGGGACAGAACGTTTTCTCGAGCGGCAACCTGAAGCTCGACCTGCTGCACAACTTCTTCCTCGAGTGCGGCGCGCGCGCGAACAAGATGCGCGTCTACGAGATGGTCGACGACCCGTGCGCGCGCGCGGCGGTCGGCTACCTGCTCGTGCGCGGCGGGGTGCACGTGGTCGCGTACGCGAAGGCGCTCGAGAAGCTGACCGGCGTCGAGGTCGGCAAGCTCCTGCCGATCCCGGACCTCAGCAACAAGAAGTTCGACGAGGCGAAGAAGCTCGAGGACGAGGGGCTGCACCTCAAGCTGTACCGGAACAGCCCGAACGACTACACGCGCATCGACGAGATCTGGAACGGCGCGCACCCGGAGGACGGCAAGACGCTCGTCGTCGAGCAGGGGCCGCCCGAGGGCTACGACCCGCCGGACCTCGACATCGAGCCGCAGCTCGTCGCGCCGGCCGGGCCGGACATCGACCCGCAGATGTTCGCGGACACGGCGAAGAAGCTGTTCGGGATCAAGGTGGGGCACTGA
- the osmC gene encoding peroxiredoxin, whose product MLRTANAVWNGTGKDGTGHLTSPSGVLSDTPYSFKTRFESEDGRAGTNPEELIAAAHAGCFSMALAFQLQTAGYTPDELRTKANLTMEPQGGGFAITAIRLDLEARVPGIDEAKFQQLANEAKANCPVSKVLNATITLDAKLEQGAAV is encoded by the coding sequence ATGCTTCGCACCGCCAACGCGGTTTGGAACGGCACGGGCAAGGATGGCACCGGACACCTCACGTCGCCGAGCGGCGTGCTGAGTGACACGCCGTACTCGTTCAAGACGCGCTTCGAGAGTGAGGACGGGCGCGCGGGCACCAACCCCGAGGAGCTCATCGCTGCGGCGCACGCGGGGTGCTTCTCGATGGCGCTCGCCTTCCAGCTGCAGACGGCCGGCTACACGCCCGACGAGCTGCGCACGAAGGCCAACCTGACGATGGAGCCGCAGGGCGGCGGCTTCGCGATCACGGCGATCCGCCTCGACCTTGAAGCGCGCGTGCCGGGGATCGACGAGGCGAAGTTCCAGCAGCTCGCCAACGAGGCGAAGGCGAACTGCCCGGTCTCGAAGGTGCTCAACGCGACGATCACGCTTGACGCCAAGCTGGAGCAGGGCGCGGCGGTCTGA
- a CDS encoding short chain dehydrogenase, which translates to MPNEPRPAPPPADPAFEGRVALVTGAGSGIGRAAALALARRGARLVLGDVSDEGLAGTRAALDGAGVDASRVRAARTDVRRDADLAALVALAAGAPADGFGRLDFALNSAGVGGVEARAADYPEDDWVRTIDVNLTGVWRSMRHEIPAMLATVRAHGGTTSVVNVASVAGLNGFPRHAAYAASKHGVIGLTRSAALEYAASGVRVNALCPGFTATPMVERITRGDAAREARLTARVPLGRLGTVDEVAAAVVYLCSDAAAFMVGHAMVVDGGITAG; encoded by the coding sequence ATGCCTAACGAACCCCGCCCCGCCCCGCCCCCCGCCGACCCCGCGTTCGAGGGGCGCGTCGCGCTCGTGACCGGGGCGGGCTCGGGGATCGGGCGCGCGGCCGCGCTCGCCCTCGCCCGGCGCGGCGCGCGCCTCGTGCTGGGCGACGTGAGCGATGAGGGACTGGCGGGGACGCGCGCCGCGCTGGACGGCGCCGGTGTCGACGCGTCGCGCGTCCGCGCGGCGCGCACCGACGTGCGCCGGGACGCCGACCTCGCCGCACTCGTCGCGCTCGCCGCCGGCGCCCCGGCCGACGGCTTCGGCCGCCTCGACTTCGCGCTCAACTCGGCGGGCGTCGGCGGCGTCGAGGCCCGCGCGGCCGACTACCCCGAAGACGACTGGGTGCGCACGATCGACGTCAACCTCACCGGCGTCTGGCGCTCGATGCGGCACGAGATCCCCGCGATGCTCGCGACGGTCCGCGCGCACGGCGGGACCACGAGCGTCGTGAACGTCGCCTCGGTCGCGGGCCTGAACGGCTTCCCCCGGCACGCCGCCTACGCCGCCAGCAAGCACGGCGTGATCGGCCTCACGCGCTCGGCCGCGCTCGAGTACGCGGCGTCGGGGGTGCGGGTCAACGCGCTCTGCCCGGGCTTCACCGCGACGCCGATGGTCGAGCGGATCACGCGGGGCGACGCGGCGCGCGAGGCGCGGCTCACGGCGCGCGTCCCGTTAGGCCGGCTCGGGACGGTCGACGAGGTCGCGGCGGCGGTGGTGTACCTGTGCTCCGACGCCGCCGCGTTCATGGTGGGGCATGCGATGGTGGTGGACGGGGGGATTACGGCGGGGTAG
- the ppc gene encoding phosphoenolpyruvate carboxylase, protein MTASTAAQPAAGRGAPDAPRPEDLPLHDDVRWLAGALGRVIQRLEGDDAFDTVESLRRACRARRHGEPGAPDLDTLLAQVAALTPEASAVAARAFTLFFLLINTAEQVHRVRRRAAYLEGDGDEPAPQPASARWTMRRLRDDGRTAAEVADAMRRLAVRPVLTAHPTESTRRTLLALQARVADLLLRREAGSAAERRAVVEALDGEIEVLWLTAEVRHDRPTVMDEVSTVLWYLETRLLDAGAHAHDALLRAYAAEFDASEDDTDALRLGTPLRLGNWVGGDRDGNPYVTPETTVAAARRASHVILGRYAAALAGLVERLSLSASLAAPPAALVASLDEDRRVLPEVWQANARRNADEPVRLKLSMMAARLDAARRLVASRDAGRPAHEPAAYRDAAAFDRDLGLVREALVAAGARAACRTALDPLLALVRAHGLHGFRLDVRDHADAHRAALDDVAARLGLPPFDGDALRRELTGRRPLVGPEFSCDEATARVLGTARAVRTVQDEAGEDAASTYIVSMTTEAEDLLRVLVLAREAGLVDLAADPPRSRLDVVPLFETLSDLERAPEVLRTLFADPVYARQLAARGRRQEVMIGYSDSGKDAGMLASSWALYEGQRALAAVCDEAGVTLQLFHGRGGSVGRGGGSPVYRALAALPPHTARGRIKITEQGEIISQQFGLAPVAERTLEVTLAGTLLHEFTDWRAGVDPAEVARFRATMEALAARSLDVYRDLVHAPEHRDALFGLFLRATPVAALASARFGSRPAYRPGATATVEGIRAIPWQFGWTQTRLLLPGWLGVGTALAAVGGDADGLATLRAMARAWPFFDDLLAKIEMVCAKADLEVARLYVDELGEPGDRALFDALAAEFARTVEWVLRVREADALLGDAPVLRSAIALRNPYVDPLSLLQVALLGRRRALGADGEQRTEERAAVDEALAVTLSGVAQGLRNTG, encoded by the coding sequence ATGACCGCGTCCACCGCCGCCCAACCCGCCGCCGGTCGCGGCGCCCCCGACGCGCCGCGCCCCGAAGACCTGCCGCTGCACGACGACGTGCGCTGGCTCGCCGGCGCGCTCGGCCGCGTCATCCAGCGGCTCGAAGGCGACGACGCGTTCGACACCGTCGAGTCGCTCCGCCGCGCCTGCCGCGCGCGGCGCCACGGCGAGCCCGGCGCGCCCGACCTCGACACCCTCCTCGCGCAGGTCGCGGCGCTCACGCCCGAGGCGTCCGCCGTCGCGGCGCGCGCGTTCACGCTCTTCTTCCTGCTCATCAACACCGCCGAGCAGGTGCACCGCGTGCGGCGGCGGGCGGCCTACCTGGAAGGCGATGGCGACGAGCCGGCGCCCCAGCCCGCCTCCGCGCGCTGGACGATGCGCCGGCTGCGCGACGACGGCCGCACGGCGGCCGAGGTCGCCGACGCGATGCGCCGCCTCGCCGTCCGGCCCGTGCTCACCGCGCACCCCACCGAGTCGACCCGCCGGACGTTGCTCGCCCTCCAGGCGCGCGTCGCCGACCTGCTGCTCCGGCGCGAGGCCGGCTCCGCGGCCGAACGCCGCGCCGTCGTCGAGGCGCTCGACGGCGAGATCGAGGTGCTCTGGCTCACGGCCGAGGTGCGGCACGACCGCCCGACCGTGATGGACGAGGTGAGCACCGTGCTCTGGTACCTCGAGACGCGGCTGCTCGACGCCGGCGCGCACGCGCACGACGCGCTCCTGCGCGCGTACGCGGCGGAGTTCGACGCGTCCGAGGACGACACCGACGCGCTCCGCCTCGGGACCCCGCTCCGGCTCGGCAACTGGGTCGGCGGGGACCGCGACGGCAACCCGTACGTGACGCCCGAGACGACCGTCGCCGCCGCGCGCCGCGCGAGCCACGTCATCCTCGGCCGCTACGCCGCCGCGCTCGCCGGCCTCGTCGAGCGGCTCTCGCTCTCCGCGTCGCTCGCGGCGCCGCCCGCCGCGCTCGTCGCCTCGCTCGACGAGGACCGCCGGGTGCTGCCGGAGGTGTGGCAGGCCAACGCGCGCCGCAACGCCGACGAGCCCGTCCGGCTGAAGCTGTCGATGATGGCCGCGCGGCTCGACGCGGCGCGCCGCCTCGTCGCCTCGCGCGACGCGGGGCGCCCGGCGCACGAGCCCGCCGCCTACCGGGACGCCGCCGCGTTCGACCGCGACCTCGGGCTCGTGCGCGAGGCGCTCGTCGCGGCGGGCGCGCGCGCCGCCTGCCGCACGGCGCTCGACCCGCTGCTCGCGCTCGTCCGCGCGCACGGGCTGCACGGCTTCCGCCTCGACGTCCGCGACCACGCCGACGCGCACCGCGCCGCGCTCGACGACGTCGCGGCCCGGCTCGGCCTGCCGCCCTTCGACGGCGACGCGCTCCGCCGCGAGCTGACGGGGCGCCGCCCGCTCGTCGGCCCCGAGTTCTCTTGCGACGAGGCGACGGCGCGCGTGCTCGGCACCGCGCGCGCCGTCCGCACGGTGCAGGACGAGGCGGGCGAGGACGCCGCGAGCACCTATATCGTATCGATGACGACCGAAGCCGAGGACTTGCTGCGCGTGCTCGTCCTCGCGCGCGAGGCGGGACTCGTCGACCTCGCCGCCGACCCGCCGCGCTCGCGGCTCGACGTCGTGCCGCTGTTCGAGACGTTAAGCGACCTCGAGCGCGCGCCCGAGGTGCTCCGCACCCTGTTCGCCGACCCCGTCTACGCCCGCCAGCTCGCCGCGCGCGGCCGGCGGCAGGAGGTGATGATCGGCTACTCGGACTCGGGCAAGGACGCGGGGATGCTCGCCTCGTCGTGGGCGCTGTATGAGGGGCAGCGCGCGCTCGCCGCCGTCTGCGACGAGGCGGGGGTGACGCTCCAGCTCTTCCACGGGCGCGGCGGGAGCGTCGGGCGGGGCGGGGGATCGCCCGTGTACCGCGCGCTCGCCGCGCTGCCGCCGCACACGGCGCGGGGGCGGATCAAGATCACCGAGCAGGGCGAGATCATCTCGCAGCAGTTCGGGCTCGCGCCGGTCGCCGAACGCACGCTCGAGGTGACGCTCGCGGGCACGCTGCTGCACGAGTTCACCGACTGGCGCGCCGGCGTCGACCCCGCGGAGGTGGCGCGCTTCCGGGCGACGATGGAGGCGCTCGCCGCGCGTTCGCTCGACGTCTACCGCGACCTCGTGCACGCGCCCGAGCACCGCGACGCGCTCTTCGGGCTGTTCCTGCGCGCGACGCCGGTCGCCGCGCTCGCCTCCGCGCGCTTCGGGTCGCGCCCCGCGTACCGCCCGGGCGCGACGGCCACGGTCGAGGGGATCCGCGCGATCCCGTGGCAGTTCGGGTGGACGCAGACGCGGCTTCTGCTCCCGGGCTGGCTCGGCGTCGGCACGGCGCTCGCCGCGGTCGGCGGGGACGCGGACGGCCTCGCGACGCTGCGCGCGATGGCGCGGGCGTGGCCGTTCTTCGACGACCTACTCGCGAAGATCGAGATGGTCTGCGCCAAGGCGGACCTGGAGGTGGCGCGGCTTTACGTCGACGAGTTAGGCGAGCCGGGCGACCGGGCGCTGTTCGACGCCCTCGCGGCCGAGTTCGCGCGGACGGTGGAGTGGGTGCTGCGCGTGCGCGAGGCCGACGCGCTGCTGGGCGACGCCCCGGTGCTGCGGAGCGCGATCGCGCTCCGCAACCCGTACGTCGACCCGCTCTCGCTCCTGCAGGTTGCCTTGTTAGGTCGCCGGCGCGCGCTCGGCGCGGACGGCGAGCAGCGTACGGAGGAGCGCGCGGCGGTGGACGAGGCGCTCGCCGTCACGCTCAGCGGGGTCGCGCAGGGGCTGCGGAACACGGGGTGA